From Solwaraspora sp. WMMD1047, the proteins below share one genomic window:
- a CDS encoding ABATE domain-containing protein has product MSSQLTLALAGTIRHDGAGGVADDFADPAGLTDWLERHRGLLRPYTGELDLTGDRPDESAWRAVVALRRVVRTLLARAVRPAPPSRADAADLLTAEVALARLNQAAGRLPVRPVLSWPADAPPAVGQVTGPAELGVRLTAALARATIEFLGGPERELLLACMAPRCVRYFLRDHPRQQWCKPSCGNRARVARHYHRRQSEPAVG; this is encoded by the coding sequence ATGTCATCGCAGCTCACGCTCGCCCTTGCCGGCACCATCCGGCACGACGGAGCCGGTGGCGTCGCCGACGATTTCGCCGATCCCGCCGGGCTGACCGACTGGCTGGAGCGTCATCGCGGCCTGCTGCGGCCGTACACCGGGGAACTTGATCTGACGGGCGACCGGCCCGACGAGTCGGCCTGGCGCGCGGTGGTCGCGCTGCGCCGCGTGGTCCGCACCCTGCTGGCCCGGGCGGTCCGGCCGGCTCCGCCGAGCCGCGCCGACGCGGCCGACCTGCTCACCGCCGAGGTCGCCCTGGCGCGGCTCAACCAGGCCGCCGGTCGGCTGCCGGTGCGACCGGTGCTGAGCTGGCCGGCCGACGCGCCGCCGGCGGTCGGGCAGGTGACCGGGCCGGCCGAGCTGGGGGTACGGCTGACCGCCGCGCTGGCCCGCGCCACCATCGAATTCCTGGGCGGCCCGGAACGGGAGCTGCTGTTGGCCTGCATGGCCCCGCGCTGCGTGCGCTACTTCCTGCGGGACCACCCGCGTCAGCAGTGGTGCAAACCGTCCTGCGGCAACCGGGCCCGGGTGGCTCGGCACTACCACCGGCGGCAGTCCGAGCCGGCGGTCGGCTGA
- a CDS encoding NUDIX domain-containing protein gives MTEQVPRSADELLDIVDERDRVVGQARRAEAYARRLRHRCVFVLVRDAQGRIFVHRRADRKLVFPALYDMFVGGVVGAGESYHDAALREAEEELGVTGLPAPTPLFTYLYESAEHTWWCALYEVVWDAPVNPQTEEISWYAFLTEAELDHRLTEWPWVPDGADAYRRLRSHPTGQGA, from the coding sequence ATGACGGAGCAGGTGCCGCGCTCGGCCGACGAGCTGCTCGACATCGTGGACGAACGGGACCGGGTGGTCGGTCAGGCGCGCCGCGCCGAGGCGTACGCCCGCAGGTTGCGACACCGCTGCGTGTTCGTGCTGGTCCGCGACGCGCAGGGGCGGATCTTCGTACACCGGCGGGCGGACCGGAAGCTGGTCTTCCCGGCGCTGTACGACATGTTCGTCGGCGGCGTGGTCGGCGCCGGTGAGTCCTACCACGACGCGGCGCTGCGGGAGGCCGAGGAGGAGTTGGGCGTCACCGGGCTACCGGCGCCGACGCCGCTGTTCACCTACCTCTACGAGTCCGCCGAGCACACCTGGTGGTGCGCCCTCTACGAGGTGGTCTGGGACGCGCCGGTCAACCCGCAGACCGAGGAGATCTCCTGGTACGCCTTCCTGACCGAGGCCGAGTTGGACCACCGCCTCACCGAGTGGCCCTGGGTCCCCGACGGCGCGGACGCCTACCGCCGACTCAGGTCCCACCCCACCGGCCAGGGCGCATGA